The genomic interval CACGCAGAATCGCTTCGGTGTTGCGGTAGCTTTTGCCCAGCAGCTTGCGGACGCACAGGCAAGCGAAGAGTTGGGCCTCGGTGAAGTCATGCCGGCTGAACTTGCTGGCGTGGCCCGGCAGGCACCGCCGGGCCAGTTCATGAGCCATGACCATCACCGCCCGCGGCGTCTTGCAGGTTGGGAGCATCGGGAACGATCACCCGCCGGCCACGATCGCGCTGCGCCTAATCTTTGCCATCAGTCCGCCTCATCGGGAGGGTTGAGACTGAGCCAGTTGATCACCAATTCGGTGCTCGGTCCGTTCAAGCGGCCGCCCTAACCTACCTCCGATAACGTCCTCAACATCCGTATCGGAATCGAGGTGCCAATCTCATCGGATTTGGTTATAGCAAGGGTGGCTACGTTTCCTTAAAGTCCCGACCATGTGTAAACATCCGTGCTCGGCTCGGTGCATTCTTTGGGTTGTTTTTCTCGGGATTGTCGGTGTCTCTGAGTCCGCTCATGGACAACCGGCCACGCCCGTCCGCGTTGCTGCTGTTCAGGAGCAACTGGTTCAGGACAAGGTTCGGCTGAACGGAACGCTGCACGCGGTCCGACAGTCGGCGGTGGCGACCCAGGAGGCAGGGCTTGTCAACGAAGTGCTCGTGGACGAGGGCGCGTCTGTTACGGCCGGGATGGTCATCGCCCGCCTCGACCGTCGGCGGATGAACGCCGAACTCGCCGAGCGACAGGCGGACCTCGCTTCGACGCAGGCATTGCTGGAGGAAGCGAAAGCGAATCGTGACCTGGCTGCCAGCGAGTTCGAGCGCATGCGGGGTGCTTTCGAAACACGTGCGAGCAGTGCGGACGAGTTCAACGAAGCCAAGTTCAGGCTGGCCGCCGCGGAGGCACGCGTGGCATCGGCCGACCGGTCGGTCATGCGGATCGAGCGAGCGATCGAGGCGGTCAACATCAGGATGGCCGATTTGGACGTCGTCGCCCCGTACGACGGCCTCGTGGTGGATCGTGCGGTCGATCCCGGTGAATGGCTCGATGCCGGCGACGCGGTCTTGACGATCGTCAGCACCGGCACCATCGAAGTCTGGCTCGATGTGCCCGAGCGATACAGCGGGTTCGATTCGAGTACCACGACGTTTCCGATCGAAGTCGACGGGGTTGGGCTGCTGGACTCAACCGACGTCCGCCGGGTGCCGCAGATGAATCCGCGGGCCCGGACGTTCCGCGTGATCGCGGCGTTGGACGATGAGCAGGGTCGACTCCAGCCCGGCATGAGCGCGACGGCGTTCATGCCGACCGGCCGGCAACGAACGTC from Planctomycetota bacterium carries:
- a CDS encoding efflux RND transporter periplasmic adaptor subunit, whose product is MCKHPCSARCILWVVFLGIVGVSESAHGQPATPVRVAAVQEQLVQDKVRLNGTLHAVRQSAVATQEAGLVNEVLVDEGASVTAGMVIARLDRRRMNAELAERQADLASTQALLEEAKANRDLAASEFERMRGAFETRASSADEFNEAKFRLAAAEARVASADRSVMRIERAIEAVNIRMADLDVVAPYDGLVVDRAVDPGEWLDAGDAVLTIVSTGTIEVWLDVPERYSGFDSSTTTFPIEVDGVGLLDSTDVRRVPQMNPRARTFRVIAALDDEQGRLQPGMSATAFMPTGRQRTSLCVPADAVLRDGGGAFVYRAVERSDGVVAEMVPVRVLFDADGLLAVDSAELAEDDRVVVEGNERLMPGQAIVPSESEVASE